In one Candidatus Poribacteria bacterium genomic region, the following are encoded:
- a CDS encoding histone deacetylase — translation MQNPERPARLQASIEALQASDFWEDLHQIEATSVTIEQICYAHAQEHIDRVKRHCEDSIPLDYDTPTSPASYDIARLSTGGVLRIADAVMAGSVSNAFALVRPPGHHATPSRSMGFCLFNNVAIAARYLQREHGVGGVAIIDWDVHHGNGTQDIFYDDPSVFFFSAHQVPLYPGTGMANETGTEGAVGTTLNIPMRPGSEPSDYIEAFQNTLKPALLDFSPDFLIISAGFDAHRLDPLAAINMTADGFASLTDILCEIAAETCEGRLISALEGGYDLKGLSESVVAHVGRLMAHA, via the coding sequence ATGCAGAATCCCGAACGTCCGGCACGTCTACAGGCGAGCATCGAGGCGCTGCAAGCCTCTGATTTTTGGGAGGATTTGCACCAGATCGAAGCCACTTCTGTAACGATTGAACAGATCTGTTATGCGCACGCTCAAGAACATATTGATCGAGTCAAGCGGCACTGTGAAGATAGCATCCCTCTCGATTATGACACACCGACCTCGCCCGCATCTTATGACATTGCGCGTCTTTCCACCGGAGGGGTGTTGAGGATAGCAGATGCAGTCATGGCGGGCAGTGTGAGTAATGCCTTCGCCCTTGTCCGTCCGCCCGGACATCACGCAACTCCGAGCCGTTCAATGGGCTTCTGTCTGTTCAACAACGTTGCAATTGCGGCACGATACCTACAGCGTGAACATGGGGTGGGGGGTGTCGCAATTATTGACTGGGATGTCCATCACGGCAACGGGACACAGGATATCTTTTATGATGACCCCTCCGTCTTCTTTTTCTCCGCTCATCAGGTGCCTCTTTATCCCGGCACCGGTATGGCAAACGAGACCGGTACGGAGGGCGCTGTTGGCACAACTCTGAACATACCGATGCGTCCGGGTAGTGAACCCAGTGATTACATCGAAGCCTTCCAAAACACCCTTAAGCCGGCGCTCCTCGACTTTTCTCCCGATTTTCTAATAATCTCGGCTGGGTTTGACGCACACCGTTTGGATCCTCTAGCGGCGATCAATATGACCGCAGACGGTTTTGCGAGTCTGACCGATATCCTTTGCGAAATTGCGGCAGAAACTTGTGAGGGACGATTGATCTCAGCACTAGAGGGTGGCTATGACCTTAAAGGGCTGTCCGAATCGGTCGTTGCTCATGTTGGACGATTGATGGCACATGCGTGA
- a CDS encoding cysteine hydrolase: MASLTLPVRWYSNETQHGELELELNRTAFMIVDSDCGTGNRYVEDGIAPALAAARTAGMRVVFIHNDFSLVDEPGSIKREIHGTRWGDPLAETRQSPASRIPYKPNYSPSIQPLPHEPDFPKREWSGFYETHVDYHLRCYDIKNLVAVGFSQRACLYQTLAGAVEHNYRVVMLRDCTHSAEYPDTIDPSLPEGGWLRKIMLRNFEHIIGYTSTSSEFVTACKSL; the protein is encoded by the coding sequence ATGGCTAGCTTAACGCTTCCTGTGCGTTGGTACAGTAATGAAACTCAACACGGCGAATTGGAACTTGAATTGAATCGAACCGCTTTCATGATTGTGGATAGCGATTGTGGCACCGGAAATCGATATGTGGAAGATGGGATTGCGCCGGCGTTGGCTGCGGCACGCACGGCAGGCATGAGGGTTGTTTTTATTCACAATGACTTCTCCCTTGTTGATGAACCGGGCAGCATCAAACGAGAGATCCACGGTACACGCTGGGGTGATCCCCTTGCTGAAACAAGACAATCGCCTGCATCAAGGATACCCTATAAACCGAACTATTCCCCGTCGATTCAGCCGTTGCCGCATGAGCCGGACTTTCCCAAACGTGAGTGGTCGGGATTCTATGAAACGCATGTCGATTACCATTTGCGGTGTTACGACATCAAGAATCTAGTCGCGGTTGGGTTCAGCCAGCGTGCCTGTCTATACCAAACCCTCGCCGGCGCAGTCGAGCATAATTATCGGGTCGTCATGCTGCGGGATTGCACGCATTCCGCCGAGTATCCCGATACAATCGATCCAAGCTTACCAGAGGGAGGCTGGCTGCGGAAGATCATGTTGCGTAATTTTGAACATATTATTGGGTATACCTCGACCTCATCGGAGTTTGTCACAGCGTGTAAATCGCTTTGA
- a CDS encoding GNAT family N-acetyltransferase yields MPDELMTTFEKLWVALRASWCANHDFNGALGFSHDRAAMDFFHRVVQVNVDDAQVDRLIDDALRLFQEKKYDCMFTLSPLDRPADLDKRLERRGFTEGMLASAMVYDPPTAPPPAETVAEIDVSPDSEYNLWADVMCRGFGHDQTMGEVGRSVLVVPEVRRYLARVDGAPAGTTLVYSQFGMGYVDHVATLPEHRRKGIASAMIARAVADSQAMGNRWTTLETTTGSNAERIYQRQGFRIAYHRRRYIMPYE; encoded by the coding sequence ATGCCCGACGAACTGATGACCACCTTTGAAAAACTCTGGGTTGCCCTTCGCGCTTCGTGGTGTGCCAATCACGACTTCAATGGCGCGCTGGGGTTTAGCCATGACCGCGCAGCGATGGACTTCTTCCATCGCGTTGTACAGGTAAATGTGGACGATGCTCAAGTAGATAGATTGATTGACGACGCACTTCGTCTGTTTCAAGAGAAAAAATACGACTGCATGTTCACCCTTTCGCCGCTAGATCGCCCCGCTGACCTTGATAAGCGACTGGAGAGGCGTGGTTTCACAGAGGGTATGTTGGCATCGGCAATGGTTTATGACCCACCCACTGCACCGCCGCCCGCCGAAACTGTTGCGGAAATTGATGTTTCACCCGATAGCGAATATAACCTTTGGGCGGATGTCATGTGCCGTGGGTTCGGTCATGACCAGACGATGGGAGAGGTCGGACGTTCCGTACTAGTCGTGCCCGAAGTGCGCCGCTATCTAGCGCGTGTGGACGGTGCACCGGCGGGCACGACGCTGGTCTACTCGCAATTCGGTATGGGCTACGTCGATCATGTCGCAACGCTGCCGGAACATCGCCGCAAAGGAATCGCTTCTGCTATGATCGCACGAGCGGTTGCAGATTCACAAGCGATGGGTAACCGTTGGACAACGCTGGAGACGACAACAGGCAGTAACGCCGAGCGGATATACCAACGACAGGGATTCCGCATCGCCTATCATCGACGGCGCTATATCATGCCTTATGAGTGA